In Rhodanobacter denitrificans, a single window of DNA contains:
- a CDS encoding bifunctional riboflavin kinase/FAD synthetase encodes MMRLSRDVAGPCLAPRGSVIAVGAFDGLHRGHQALLAQVRERAQALGCSPAVVSFEPLPRAFFSPEPVPRLSSVREKLRGFAAAGMEETLLLRFNRALTAMLAEAFVRRVLVERLAAREVWVGGDFRFGHGRAGDVALLERMGAQFGFRACAMPTIQLDGTRVSASRVRALLGAGEFAGAEPLLGRPFVIDGKVEYGNQLGRTLGYPTANIHLQQRVSPIQGIFAVRVGLGEGECSWPGVASLGVRPTVNEVSQPLLEVHLFDFEGDLYGQRMAVQFVAKLRDEQKFDGLEPLKAQMALDARRARELLGMNPRLAEA; translated from the coding sequence ATGATGAGACTTTCCAGGGATGTCGCAGGCCCTTGCCTGGCGCCGCGCGGCAGCGTCATCGCGGTCGGCGCGTTCGACGGCCTGCACCGCGGCCACCAGGCCTTGCTGGCCCAGGTGCGCGAGCGCGCACAGGCGCTCGGCTGCAGCCCGGCGGTGGTGAGTTTCGAGCCGCTGCCGCGGGCGTTCTTCTCGCCCGAACCGGTGCCGCGGCTGTCCAGCGTGCGCGAGAAGCTGCGCGGCTTCGCCGCCGCCGGCATGGAGGAGACCCTGCTGCTGCGCTTCAACCGCGCGCTGACGGCGATGTTGGCCGAGGCATTCGTGCGGCGCGTGCTGGTCGAGCGGCTGGCTGCACGCGAGGTCTGGGTGGGCGGCGATTTTCGCTTCGGCCACGGGCGCGCCGGCGACGTGGCGCTGCTGGAGCGGATGGGTGCGCAGTTCGGCTTTCGCGCCTGCGCCATGCCGACGATCCAGCTCGACGGCACCCGCGTCTCGGCCAGCCGGGTACGCGCCTTGCTCGGCGCCGGCGAGTTCGCCGGCGCCGAGCCGTTGCTGGGCCGGCCGTTCGTGATCGACGGCAAGGTGGAGTACGGCAACCAGCTCGGCCGCACGCTCGGCTATCCCACCGCAAACATCCATCTGCAGCAGCGGGTCAGCCCGATCCAGGGCATCTTCGCGGTGCGCGTGGGGTTGGGCGAGGGCGAGTGCAGCTGGCCCGGCGTGGCCAGCCTCGGCGTGCGTCCCACCGTGAACGAGGTCAGCCAGCCGCTGCTGGAAGTGCACCTGTTCGACTTCGAGGGCGATCTGTACGGCCAGCGCATGGCGGTACAGTTCGTCGCCAAGTTGCGTGACGAGCAGAAGTTCGACGGATTGGAACCGCTCAAGGCGCAGATGGCGCTGGATGCGCGCCGGGCGCGCGAGCTGCTGGGCATGAACCCGCGGCTGGCCGAGGCGTGA
- a CDS encoding hydroxymethylglutaryl-CoA lyase, with protein MNASNHVRIVEVGARDGLQNEKTLLPAAVKIALIDRLSSTGLQTIEATSFVSPAWVPQLADAAEVYAGIRKLPGVSYPVLVPNLQGYQRAREVGATHIAVFTAASEAFNRRNINASIDESIERFIPVMEQARADDVKVRGYVSTVLGCPYQGEVPVVDVVRVARRMHELGCHQISLGDTIGVGTPTRARAMLRAVAQEVPIAALAVHFHDTYGQALANILACLEEGVRVIDSAVSGTGGCPYAKGATGNVASEDVVYMLHGMGMQTGIDLDLLVATGAWLAAQLHKDTASRVTRARTAAG; from the coding sequence ATGAACGCCTCCAACCACGTCCGCATCGTCGAAGTCGGCGCCCGCGACGGCCTGCAGAACGAGAAGACCCTGCTGCCGGCTGCGGTGAAGATCGCGCTGATCGACCGGCTCTCGTCGACGGGCCTGCAGACCATCGAGGCCACCAGCTTCGTCAGTCCGGCATGGGTGCCGCAGCTGGCCGACGCGGCCGAGGTATACGCCGGCATCCGCAAGCTGCCGGGGGTGAGCTACCCGGTGCTGGTGCCGAACCTGCAGGGTTACCAGCGCGCGCGTGAAGTGGGGGCCACCCACATCGCCGTGTTCACCGCCGCGTCGGAAGCGTTCAACCGCCGGAACATCAACGCCTCGATCGACGAGTCGATCGAGCGCTTCATCCCGGTGATGGAACAGGCCCGGGCCGACGACGTGAAAGTACGCGGCTACGTCTCCACCGTGCTCGGCTGCCCGTACCAGGGCGAGGTGCCGGTCGTTGACGTGGTGCGCGTGGCGCGACGCATGCACGAGCTGGGCTGCCACCAGATCTCGCTGGGCGACACCATCGGCGTGGGTACCCCGACCAGGGCGCGCGCGATGCTGCGCGCGGTGGCGCAGGAGGTACCGATCGCCGCGCTGGCGGTGCACTTCCACGACACCTACGGCCAGGCGCTGGCGAACATCCTGGCCTGCCTGGAGGAAGGCGTGCGCGTGATCGACAGCGCGGTCTCCGGCACTGGCGGCTGCCCCTACGCGAAGGGCGCCACCGGCAACGTGGCCAGCGAGGACGTGGTCTACATGCTGCACGGCATGGGCATGCAGACCGGCATCGACCTCGACCTGCTGGTCGCCACCGGTGCCTGGCTCGCCGCGCAGCTGCACAAGGACACCGCCAGCCGGGTCACCCGCGCGCGCACTGCCGCGGGCTGA
- a CDS encoding DUF6587 family protein, giving the protein MSTSLLLQYVVIALAVLASVWIVLRKLARKTTNRWLAAASIHFNQPGRGALARAFGRRLQPIEATGDCSDGCSTCGACGPKPPAAARSGEPMPLEFRPRR; this is encoded by the coding sequence GTGAGCACGAGCCTGCTGCTGCAGTACGTGGTGATTGCCCTGGCGGTACTGGCCAGCGTGTGGATCGTGCTGCGCAAGCTGGCCAGGAAAACGACCAACCGCTGGCTGGCGGCCGCGTCCATCCACTTCAACCAGCCCGGCCGCGGCGCCTTGGCGCGGGCCTTCGGCCGGCGCTTGCAGCCGATCGAGGCCACCGGTGACTGCAGCGACGGCTGCAGTACCTGCGGCGCCTGCGGCCCGAAGCCGCCGGCGGCGGCACGCTCGGGCGAGCCGATGCCGCTGGAGTTCCGCCCGCGGCGGTAG
- a CDS encoding acetyl/propionyl/methylcrotonyl-CoA carboxylase subunit alpha — MFERVLIANRGEIACRVIRTCRRLGIRTIAVYSEADRDAQHVRLADEAWPIGGPLPAESYLRGDAILDVARQTDAQAIHPGYGFLSENTGFARACGEAGIVFIGPKPESIDAMGSKAAAKALMEKHAVPLVPGYHGANQDAAALAEQAAKTGFPLMIKAAAGGGGKGMRIVRGAAEFADALASAQREAASSFGDSRVILERYVEHPRHIEFQVFGDTQGHVIHLNERECSAQRRYQKVLEETPSPFLDAARRQAMGAAAVAAAKAVDYVGAGTVEFIVAQSGEFFFMEMNTRLQVEHPVTELTLGLDLVEWQLRVAAGEALPLTQDQVRAHGHAIEVRLYAEDPDQNFLPGSGKLQTLCLPAASAHVRLDGGVIEGDTVTIFYDPMIAKLIVFDQDRPQALQRLREALAACEIVGPKSNIGFLERLARHPAVVEGRIDTGYLDRHLDEFLVGDVAPTDGVLFAAATAVLLRDESRVASAAADPHSPWASADAWRIGHAGKRIVALSWREQRFEIEARGHAGDYQLHHGETGCSVRGARLLDDHLSARFDGESRRVPLRSDAAHVLLHDAHGQRYRFARAAAFAWATSDAVGSNQVIAPMPGRIVLVKASAGDAVEQGQELLVMEAMKMELALKAPRAGTIESVSAAQGEFVEADAVLVRFAGA; from the coding sequence ATGTTCGAACGCGTACTGATCGCCAACCGCGGCGAGATCGCCTGCCGCGTGATCCGCACCTGCCGCCGCCTCGGCATCCGCACCATCGCGGTGTACTCGGAAGCCGACCGCGACGCGCAGCACGTGCGGCTGGCCGACGAGGCGTGGCCGATCGGCGGCCCGCTGCCGGCCGAATCGTACCTGCGCGGCGACGCCATCCTGGACGTGGCGAGGCAAACCGACGCGCAGGCGATCCACCCCGGCTATGGTTTCCTGTCCGAGAACACCGGCTTCGCCCGCGCCTGCGGCGAGGCCGGCATCGTCTTCATCGGCCCGAAGCCGGAAAGCATCGACGCGATGGGCTCCAAGGCCGCCGCCAAGGCGCTGATGGAGAAGCACGCGGTACCGCTGGTGCCCGGCTACCACGGCGCCAACCAGGATGCGGCCGCCCTCGCCGAACAGGCAGCCAAGACCGGCTTCCCGCTGATGATCAAGGCCGCGGCCGGCGGCGGCGGCAAGGGCATGCGCATCGTGCGCGGTGCGGCCGAATTCGCCGATGCGCTCGCCTCGGCACAGCGCGAGGCAGCCAGCTCGTTCGGCGACAGCCGGGTGATCCTGGAACGCTACGTGGAGCACCCACGCCACATCGAATTCCAGGTGTTCGGCGACACGCAGGGCCACGTCATCCACCTCAACGAGCGCGAATGCTCGGCCCAGCGCCGCTACCAGAAGGTGCTGGAGGAAACCCCCTCGCCGTTCCTCGACGCCGCGCGCCGCCAGGCGATGGGCGCCGCCGCGGTGGCCGCGGCAAAGGCGGTCGACTACGTCGGCGCCGGCACGGTGGAGTTCATCGTCGCGCAGAGCGGCGAATTCTTCTTCATGGAGATGAACACGCGCCTGCAGGTCGAGCACCCGGTCACCGAACTGACCCTGGGCCTGGACCTGGTCGAATGGCAGCTGCGCGTGGCCGCGGGCGAAGCGCTGCCGCTGACCCAGGACCAGGTACGCGCGCACGGGCATGCGATCGAGGTGCGCCTGTATGCGGAAGATCCCGACCAGAACTTCCTGCCCGGCTCCGGCAAGCTGCAGACGCTATGCCTGCCCGCGGCGTCAGCCCACGTGCGCCTCGACGGCGGCGTGATCGAAGGCGACACGGTGACGATCTTCTACGACCCGATGATCGCCAAGCTGATCGTGTTCGACCAAGACCGTCCGCAGGCCCTGCAGCGGCTGCGCGAAGCGCTGGCGGCGTGCGAGATCGTCGGCCCGAAATCGAACATCGGCTTCCTCGAACGACTGGCTCGGCATCCGGCGGTGGTCGAGGGACGCATCGACACCGGCTACCTCGACCGCCACCTCGACGAGTTCCTGGTCGGCGACGTGGCGCCGACCGACGGCGTGCTGTTCGCTGCCGCGACGGCGGTGCTGCTGCGCGACGAGTCGCGCGTGGCCAGCGCCGCAGCCGACCCGCATTCGCCGTGGGCCAGCGCCGATGCCTGGCGCATCGGCCATGCCGGCAAGCGCATCGTGGCGCTGAGCTGGCGCGAGCAGCGCTTCGAGATCGAGGCGCGTGGCCACGCCGGCGATTACCAGCTGCACCACGGCGAAACCGGCTGCAGCGTGCGCGGCGCGCGCCTGCTCGACGACCATCTCAGCGCCCGCTTCGACGGCGAATCGCGCCGCGTGCCGTTGCGCAGCGATGCCGCCCACGTACTGCTGCACGACGCCCACGGCCAGCGCTACCGCTTCGCCCGCGCCGCCGCGTTCGCATGGGCCACCAGCGACGCCGTCGGCAGCAACCAGGTGATCGCGCCGATGCCCGGCCGCATCGTGCTGGTGAAAGCGAGCGCCGGCGACGCGGTCGAACAGGGCCAGGAGCTGCTGGTGATGGAGGCGATGAAGATGGAACTGGCCTTGAAGGCGCCCCGCGCCGGCACCATCGAAAGCGTGAGCGCCGCGCAAGGCGAGTTCGTCGAGGCCGACGCCGTGCTGGTGCGTTTCGCTGGCGCCTGA
- the murJ gene encoding murein biosynthesis integral membrane protein MurJ, whose protein sequence is MKSPSMLRGLLSFSSMTMVSRVLGLVRDMSINAAFGANGATDAFWVAFRIPNFMRRLFAEGSFSTAFVPVFTEVKEKGSHAQLKELMARVSGTLGGVLLLITALGILFAPQVTVLFSPGAIDEPQKFELTVELLRLTFPFLLFVSLTALSGGALNSFHRFGLPALTPVILNLCMIAGALWLSKRLQTPIMAMGWAILAAGILQLLFQLPALRQLDLLTLPRWGWSHPEVRKIMRLMVPTLFGSSVAQINLLFDTVIASLLVVGSQSWLSQADRFLELPLGVFGVALGTVILPSLSRHHVSTDTAGFSRALDWGLRVTLLIAVPAMFALMLLAGPLVATLFQHGHWSAHDTHMATLSITALSFGLPAFALVKVLLPAFYARQDTRTPVRAAVASLLANMLLNLVFLALLFELWAPVELKRLPWLDGLARLPGLHMALGLASAVAAYVNLGLLWHWLKRAGVYQRQPGWSRHLLRLAVACAVMVALLLLGRWLWPNWTHGVPVLTRLWHLAVLVLAGGAGYVAVLFAGGFSLRDLRAA, encoded by the coding sequence ATGAAGTCACCCAGCATGCTCCGCGGGCTGCTCTCGTTCAGCAGCATGACGATGGTTTCGCGGGTGCTCGGCCTGGTGCGCGACATGTCGATCAACGCCGCGTTCGGCGCCAACGGCGCCACCGACGCGTTCTGGGTGGCGTTCCGCATCCCCAACTTCATGCGCCGGCTGTTCGCCGAGGGCTCGTTCTCCACCGCCTTCGTGCCGGTTTTCACGGAAGTGAAGGAAAAGGGCAGCCACGCGCAGCTGAAGGAACTGATGGCGCGGGTGTCGGGCACGCTGGGCGGGGTGCTGTTGCTGATCACCGCGCTGGGCATCCTGTTCGCGCCGCAGGTGACGGTGCTGTTCTCGCCCGGCGCGATCGATGAACCGCAGAAGTTCGAGCTGACCGTCGAGCTGCTGCGGCTGACCTTCCCGTTCCTGTTGTTCGTGTCGCTGACCGCGCTGTCCGGCGGCGCGCTGAACAGCTTCCACCGCTTCGGCCTGCCGGCGCTGACCCCGGTGATCCTCAACCTGTGCATGATCGCCGGCGCGCTGTGGCTGTCGAAGCGGCTGCAGACGCCGATCATGGCGATGGGCTGGGCGATCCTGGCGGCCGGCATCCTGCAGTTGCTGTTCCAGTTGCCGGCGCTGCGACAACTCGACCTGCTGACCCTGCCGCGCTGGGGCTGGAGCCATCCCGAGGTGCGGAAAATCATGCGGCTGATGGTGCCGACCCTGTTCGGCTCGTCGGTGGCGCAGATCAACCTGCTGTTCGACACGGTGATCGCCTCGCTGCTGGTGGTCGGCTCGCAGAGCTGGCTGTCGCAGGCGGACCGCTTCCTGGAGCTGCCGCTGGGCGTGTTCGGCGTGGCGCTGGGCACGGTGATCCTGCCGTCGCTGTCGCGCCATCATGTCAGCACCGATACCGCGGGCTTCTCGCGCGCGCTGGACTGGGGCCTGCGCGTCACCCTGCTGATCGCGGTGCCGGCGATGTTCGCGCTGATGCTGCTGGCCGGGCCGCTAGTGGCCACGCTGTTCCAGCACGGCCACTGGAGCGCGCACGACACGCACATGGCGACCTTGTCGATCACCGCGCTGAGTTTCGGCCTGCCCGCGTTTGCGCTGGTCAAGGTGCTGCTGCCGGCGTTCTATGCGCGGCAGGACACGCGCACGCCGGTGCGCGCAGCGGTGGCCTCGTTGCTGGCGAACATGCTGTTGAACCTGGTGTTCCTGGCGCTGCTGTTCGAGCTGTGGGCACCGGTGGAACTGAAACGGCTGCCCTGGCTGGACGGCCTGGCCCGCTTGCCCGGCCTGCACATGGCGCTGGGCCTGGCCAGCGCAGTGGCGGCCTACGTGAACTTGGGGCTGCTGTGGCACTGGTTGAAGAGGGCCGGCGTGTACCAGCGCCAGCCGGGCTGGTCGCGGCACCTGCTGCGGCTGGCGGTGGCCTGCGCGGTGATGGTGGCGCTGTTGCTGCTGGGCCGCTGGCTGTGGCCGAACTGGACCCACGGCGTGCCGGTGCTGACCCGGTTGTGGCACCTGGCCGTGCTGGTGCTCGCCGGCGGAGCCGGCTATGTGGCCGTGCTGTTCGCCGGCGGCTTCAGCCTGCGCGACCTGCGGGCGGCGTGA
- the rpsT gene encoding 30S ribosomal protein S20, translating to MANIKSAKKRARQSEQRRLRNISARSMVRTALKKVVKAIEAKDKAGAVAAFTVAQPVMDRYAARGLIHKNKAARHKSRLNAKIRELA from the coding sequence TTGGCCAACATCAAGTCCGCGAAGAAGCGCGCGCGCCAGTCCGAACAGCGCCGCCTGCGCAACATCAGCGCACGTTCCATGGTCCGCACCGCCCTGAAGAAGGTCGTCAAGGCCATCGAGGCCAAGGACAAGGCCGGCGCCGTCGCCGCGTTCACCGTCGCCCAGCCGGTGATGGATCGCTACGCCGCCCGCGGCCTGATCCACAAGAACAAGGCCGCCCGCCACAAGAGCCGCCTCAACGCGAAGATCCGCGAACTGGCGTAA
- a CDS encoding FeoA family protein — protein MRLSDLPRGAPAVVERVDDAHAADPIAQRLRDLGFVDGEPVRVVAVGPMGGDPLLVQIGFTRFALRRAEAARVSVRSEAAA, from the coding sequence GTGCGCCTGTCCGATTTGCCCAGGGGTGCCCCCGCCGTGGTCGAGCGCGTGGACGACGCGCATGCGGCCGATCCGATCGCGCAGCGCCTGCGCGACCTGGGCTTCGTCGACGGCGAGCCGGTACGCGTGGTGGCGGTGGGGCCGATGGGCGGCGACCCGCTGCTGGTCCAGATCGGCTTCACCCGTTTCGCCCTGCGCCGCGCCGAGGCGGCCCGGGTCAGCGTGCGCAGCGAGGCGGCGGCATGA
- a CDS encoding enoyl-CoA hydratase-related protein translates to MTDSIRSERRGATAWLTLNRPQVHNAFDDDLIAALTEALAAADADPAVRCVVLTGSGSTFSAGADLNWMRGMAAASEQENREDSLRLARLMRSLQFLSKPTIARVNGAAYGGGVGLVACCDIAIGVDTAKFALSEVKLGLVPAVISPYVVAAIGLRQARRLFVSGEVFDAAEAQRIGLLHAAVSGSELDEAIERQVHWLAKAGPLAQREAKQLALRTGGADLAQAERIDAANAELIARLRVSPEGQHGLAAFLDKRAPAWVGQAT, encoded by the coding sequence ATGACCGATTCCATCCGCAGCGAACGCCGTGGCGCCACCGCCTGGCTCACCCTGAACCGCCCGCAGGTCCACAACGCCTTCGACGACGACCTGATCGCCGCACTGACCGAAGCGCTGGCGGCCGCCGATGCCGATCCAGCGGTTCGCTGCGTCGTGCTCACCGGCAGCGGCAGCACGTTTTCCGCCGGCGCCGACCTGAACTGGATGCGCGGCATGGCCGCCGCCAGCGAGCAGGAAAACCGCGAGGACTCGTTGCGCCTGGCGCGACTGATGCGCAGCCTGCAGTTCCTGTCCAAGCCCACCATCGCGCGCGTCAACGGCGCGGCCTACGGCGGCGGCGTGGGCCTGGTCGCCTGCTGCGACATCGCGATCGGCGTGGACACCGCCAAGTTCGCGCTGTCGGAAGTGAAACTGGGCCTGGTGCCGGCGGTGATCTCGCCGTACGTGGTCGCCGCGATCGGCCTGCGCCAGGCGCGCCGGCTGTTCGTCAGCGGCGAAGTGTTCGACGCTGCCGAAGCGCAGCGCATCGGCCTGCTGCATGCGGCGGTGTCGGGCAGCGAACTGGACGAGGCGATCGAGCGCCAGGTGCACTGGCTGGCCAAGGCCGGCCCGCTGGCCCAGCGCGAGGCGAAGCAGTTGGCGCTGCGCACCGGCGGCGCGGATCTGGCCCAGGCCGAGCGCATCGACGCCGCCAATGCCGAACTGATCGCCCGCCTGCGCGTCTCGCCCGAAGGCCAGCACGGCCTGGCGGCGTTCCTCGACAAGCGCGCACCGGCGTGGGTCGGCCAGGCCACATAA
- the feoB gene encoding ferrous iron transporter B, with translation MSASTLRIALVGNPNCGKTALFNLLTGGRQKVANYAGVTVERKEGRFTAPSGRVLQILDLPGAYSFDASSPDEQITHDVCAGNYPGEAPPDLIVCVADATNLRLHLRFVLEVKRLGRPVVLALNMMDTARSRGIAIDVPELSRRLDLPVVETVAVKRGGARALIERVDGEVPPAAPVQPDDGASRADLHAQVRELLTATVRMPRATAELDDALDRWTLHPVFGLAILAVVMFLVFQAVYAAGKPMSDLIGGGFGWMGEHVAALMPAGPLRSLVVDGLFGGIGTVLGFLPVILVLFFFILTLEESGYLPRAAFLLDRLMLSVGLTGRSFIPLLSSFACAIPGIMGTRSIQDPRDRITTILIAPLMTCSARLPVYALLIGAFIPVHYVFGVFNLQGVVLFALYLAGILGAMLVGWVMKHIRRDKSEHALLMELPSYRLPKARDVAIGLYERGMIFLRRLTGVILGLTVLMWFLSTFPGAPEGATLPAIDYSFAGYIGRGLQYIFAPIGFNWQISLALIPAFAARETAVAALATVYLVGGEAEGLSQALAGQIPLASALSLLVWFAYAPQCMSTLAIIKRETDSWRNVAISFGYMFVMAYTASFIVYQVTRALT, from the coding sequence ATGAGCGCGTCCACTCTGCGCATCGCCCTGGTCGGCAACCCGAACTGCGGCAAGACCGCGCTGTTCAACCTGCTCACCGGCGGTCGCCAGAAGGTGGCGAACTATGCCGGCGTCACGGTGGAGCGCAAGGAGGGCCGTTTCACCGCGCCGTCCGGCCGCGTGCTGCAGATCCTCGACCTGCCGGGTGCCTACAGCTTCGACGCCAGCAGCCCGGACGAGCAGATCACCCACGACGTCTGCGCCGGCAACTACCCGGGCGAGGCGCCGCCGGACCTGATCGTGTGCGTGGCCGATGCCACCAACCTGCGCCTGCACCTGCGCTTCGTGCTGGAAGTGAAGCGGCTGGGCCGGCCGGTGGTGCTGGCGCTGAACATGATGGACACCGCACGCTCGCGCGGCATCGCGATCGACGTGCCGGAGCTGTCGCGCCGGCTGGACTTGCCGGTGGTGGAGACGGTAGCGGTGAAGCGTGGCGGCGCGCGGGCGCTGATCGAGCGGGTCGACGGCGAGGTGCCGCCGGCGGCGCCGGTGCAGCCGGACGACGGCGCCAGCCGCGCCGACCTGCACGCGCAGGTGCGCGAGCTGCTCACGGCGACCGTGCGCATGCCGCGCGCCACCGCCGAGCTGGACGACGCGCTGGACCGCTGGACCCTGCACCCGGTGTTCGGCCTCGCGATCCTGGCGGTGGTGATGTTCCTGGTGTTCCAGGCGGTGTATGCCGCCGGCAAGCCGATGAGCGACCTGATCGGTGGCGGCTTCGGCTGGATGGGCGAGCACGTCGCCGCGCTGATGCCGGCCGGGCCGCTGCGCAGCCTGGTGGTGGATGGCCTGTTCGGCGGTATCGGAACCGTGCTGGGCTTCCTGCCGGTGATCCTGGTGCTGTTCTTCTTCATCCTCACGCTGGAGGAATCCGGCTACCTGCCGCGTGCGGCGTTCCTGCTTGACCGGCTGATGCTGTCGGTGGGGCTGACCGGCCGCTCGTTCATCCCGCTCCTGTCCAGCTTCGCCTGCGCGATCCCCGGCATCATGGGTACGCGCAGCATCCAGGATCCGCGCGACCGCATCACCACTATCCTGATTGCGCCGCTGATGACCTGTTCGGCGCGGCTGCCGGTGTACGCGCTGCTGATCGGCGCGTTCATCCCGGTCCACTACGTGTTCGGCGTGTTCAACCTGCAGGGCGTGGTGCTGTTCGCGCTGTATCTGGCCGGCATCCTCGGCGCGATGCTGGTGGGCTGGGTGATGAAGCACATCCGCCGCGACAAGAGCGAGCACGCACTGCTGATGGAGCTGCCCTCGTACCGCCTGCCGAAGGCGCGCGACGTGGCGATCGGGCTGTACGAGCGCGGCATGATCTTCCTGAGGCGGCTGACCGGGGTGATCCTCGGCCTGACCGTGTTGATGTGGTTCCTCTCCACCTTCCCGGGCGCGCCGGAAGGCGCCACCCTGCCGGCGATCGACTACAGCTTCGCGGGCTACATCGGGCGCGGCCTGCAGTACATCTTTGCGCCGATCGGCTTCAACTGGCAGATCAGCCTGGCGCTGATCCCGGCGTTCGCCGCGCGCGAGACGGCGGTAGCCGCACTGGCCACCGTCTACCTGGTGGGCGGCGAGGCGGAGGGGTTGAGCCAGGCGCTGGCCGGTCAGATACCGCTGGCCAGCGCGCTGTCGCTGCTGGTGTGGTTCGCCTATGCGCCGCAATGCATGTCCACCTTGGCAATCATCAAACGCGAGACCGATTCCTGGCGCAACGTGGCGATCTCGTTCGGCTACATGTTCGTGATGGCCTACACCGCGTCGTTCATCGTCTATCAGGTGACGAGGGCACTGACGTGA